The following are encoded together in the Vigna angularis cultivar LongXiaoDou No.4 chromosome 9, ASM1680809v1, whole genome shotgun sequence genome:
- the LOC108347603 gene encoding golgin candidate 3 isoform X3 gives MWGTIANFKENLNKIALDVHDDDEILREYGTGITANGDNSAVSGRRSSHGSASPKSGITSPLANGIDHASLPEIEQYKAEIKKLQASEAEIKALSVNYAALLKEKEDHIVKLNKENGSLKQNLEATNAALRVSRIEGSGVSTNGTYTVKGSTDQSPNRQNKFNLQRKSRNAMNNGTVSVLKSDAIQSEMEFKHSNLQGNSKELALDGNTSAAVQHSSDIQKLKLELEEERDQLAKIQLKFQEEQRLSKSFQEELKMLKLERDKKSMEMNKIHNELNEQVSEIKHLQLELTKRENEAREAVDSLKRFIKTLEKENTTLKMEKNEIEAALENSRKSFTDKMMRDASHTQEKDSSSVSDMPDHSKSFPEKEEMERSLDKLSKDLNEAQRDRDKAVQELNRLKQHLLEKASEESDKMDEDSKIIEELRDSNTYLTAQVSHLERTLKQALASLEELKMANNSEILKSREVINDLNKKLTNCMSTIDAKNIELLNLQTALGQYYAEIEAKEHLERELAHAREEIAKLSQLLKEADHRAEVSRNEREEILAKLSQSEKVQTEWRSRVSKLEDDNAKLRKVLEQSMTQLNRMSVDSDYLVDRRIVIKLLVTYFQRNHSREVLDLMVRMLGFSDEDKQRIGGAQQGAGKGVVRGVLGLPGRLVGGILGGNSTESAANAGSDNQSFADLWVDFLLKETEEREKRESSGNSDYSN, from the exons ATGTGGGGCACCATTGCCAATTTCAAGGAAAACCTCAACAAGATCGCGCTCGATGTTCATGACGACGACGAAATTCTCCGTGAGTACGGTACCGGCATCACTGCCAACGGAGACAACTCCGCCGTCTCCGGTCGCCGGAGTTCGCACGGTTCCGCCAGTCCCAAATCGGGGATCACGTCGCCGCTCGCCAACGGCATCGATCATGCTTCTCTTCCTGAG ATAGAACAGTACAAAGCAGAAATCAAGAAACTTCAAGCATCTGAGGCAGAGATTAAAGCATTATCAGTTAATTATGCAGCtctgttaaaagaaaaagag GATCACATTGTTAAATTGAATAAAGAAAATGGCTCACTAAAGCAGAATTTAGAGGCTACAAATGCTGCTCTGCGTGTCTCCAGAATTGAAGGTTCTGGAGTATCTACAAATGGAACTTATACAGTCAAG GGAAGTACAGATCAATCACCTAATCGACAGAACAAGTTCAACTTGCAACGCAAAAGTCGTAATGCCATGAACAATGGAACTGTGTCTGTTTTGAAATCTGATGCTATTCAAAGTGAGATGgaattcaaacattcaaatttACAAGGAAATTCCAAG GAGCTTGCACTTGATGGAAATACCTCAGCAGCTGTTCAACATTCCTCAGATATACAGAAGTTGAAGTTAGAACTAGAGGAAGAACGCGATCAATTGGCAAAGATTCAGCTCAAATTCCAAG AGGAACAGAGATTAAGCAAGTCTTTTCAAGAGGAGCTTAAAATGTTAAAGTTGGAAAGAGACAAA aaatcaatggaGATGAACAAAATACACAACGAGTTGAATGAACAAGTATCAGAAATAAAGCATCTACAATTAGAGTTGACAAAACGGGAAAATGAAGCACGGGAGGCTGTGGATAGCTTAAAAAGATTTATCAAAACTTTAGAGAAGGAAAACACCACTCTTAAG atggaaaaaaatgaaattgaggCTGCTCTTGAAAATAGCAGGAAGTCTTTCACAGATAAAATGATGCGTGATGCTTCACATACTCAGGAAAAAGATTCAAGCAGTGTCAGTGAT ATGCCAGATCACTCCAAAAGTTTtccagaaaaggaagaaatggAAAGATCATTAGACAAGCTAAGCAAAGATTTGAATGAAGCACAGCGGGACAGGGACAAAGCAGTACAAGAATTGAACCGTCTCAAACAACATTTACTGGAAAag GCATCTGAGGAATCAGATAAAATGGATGAAGACAGCAAAATCATTGAAGAGCTACGTGATAGCAATACTTATTTAACAGCTCAAGTATCACATCTTGAGAGAACTCTGAAGCAAGCACTTGCAAGTCTAGAGGAACTGAAGATGGCTAACAATAGTGAAATTCTCAAGTCTAGAGAAGTCATTAATGACCTGAACAAGAAGCTTACAAACTGTATGAGCACTATAGATGCTAAAAATATTGAACTTTTAAATCTACAGACAGCTCTAGGGCAGTACTATGCTGAAATTGAAGCCAAG GAGCATTTAGAAAGGGAGTTGGCTCATGCAAGAGAGGAAATTGCCAAGCTTTCTCAACTTTTGAAA GAAGCCGATCACAGAGCAGAAGTTTCAAGGaatgaaagagaagaaattTTAGCCAAGCTTTCACAATCTGAGAAGGTGCAAACTGAATGGAGAAGTAGAGTAAGCAAGCTTGAGGATGATAATGCCAAATTGAGGAAAGTTCTTGAGCAGAGTATGACACAGTTGAATAGAATGTCGGTAGATTCGGATTATCTTGTTGACAG GCGCATTGTGATAAAATTACTTGTAACTTATTTTCAGAGAAATCACAGCAGAGAG GTTTTGGATCTTATGGTTCGCATGCTAGGATTTTCTGATGAGGATAAGCAAAGAATTGGTGGTGCTCAACAAGGTGCTGGTAAAGGTGTTGTTCGTGGAGTTCTAGGGCTGCCTGGCCGCCTGGTTGGAGGCATCCTGGGAGGAAATTCGACTGAATCAGCCGCTAATGCGGGATCTGATAACCAG TCTTTTGCAGATCTGTGGGTTGATTTTCTTCTCAAGGAAacggaagaaagagaaaagagagaatcaTCAGGAAATTCAG ATTACTCCAATTAA
- the LOC108347603 gene encoding golgin candidate 3 isoform X2, whose amino-acid sequence MWGTIANFKENLNKIALDVHDDDEILREYGTGITANGDNSAVSGRRSSHGSASPKSGITSPLANGIDHASLPEIEQYKAEIKKLQASEAEIKALSVNYAALLKEKEDHIVKLNKENGSLKQNLEATNAALRVSRIEGSGVSTNGTYTVKGSTDQSPNRQNKFNLQRKSRNAMNNGTVSVLKSDAIQSEMEFKHSNLQGNSKELALDGNTSAAVQHSSDIQKLKLELEEERDQLAKIQLKFQEEQRLSKSFQEELKMLKLERDKKSMEMNKIHNELNEQVSEIKHLQLELTKRENEAREAVDSLKRFIKTLEKENTTLKMEKNEIEAALENSRKSFTDKMMRDASHTQEKDSSSMPDHSKSFPEKEEMERSLDKLSKDLNEAQRDRDKAVQELNRLKQHLLEKASEESDKMDEDSKIIEELRDSNTYLTAQVSHLERTLKQALASLEELKMANNSEILKSREVINDLNKKLTNCMSTIDAKNIELLNLQTALGQYYAEIEAKEHLERELAHAREEIAKLSQLLKEADHRAEVSRNEREEILAKLSQSEKVQTEWRSRVSKLEDDNAKLRKVLEQSMTQLNRMSVDSDYLVDRRIVIKLLVTYFQRNHSREVLDLMVRMLGFSDEDKQRIGGAQQGAGKGVVRGVLGLPGRLVGGILGGNSTESAANAGSDNQSFADLWVDFLLKETEEREKRESSGNSGKSTEDPSNKSPNTMSATPPFSNKSPNTISATPPFSNKSPNTISATPPFSNRTFDAGKTSPFQITPINQNVSPPPRVYFQRSEHFDSEFSTVPLTSSDSQTSSSNLLPRY is encoded by the exons ATGTGGGGCACCATTGCCAATTTCAAGGAAAACCTCAACAAGATCGCGCTCGATGTTCATGACGACGACGAAATTCTCCGTGAGTACGGTACCGGCATCACTGCCAACGGAGACAACTCCGCCGTCTCCGGTCGCCGGAGTTCGCACGGTTCCGCCAGTCCCAAATCGGGGATCACGTCGCCGCTCGCCAACGGCATCGATCATGCTTCTCTTCCTGAG ATAGAACAGTACAAAGCAGAAATCAAGAAACTTCAAGCATCTGAGGCAGAGATTAAAGCATTATCAGTTAATTATGCAGCtctgttaaaagaaaaagag GATCACATTGTTAAATTGAATAAAGAAAATGGCTCACTAAAGCAGAATTTAGAGGCTACAAATGCTGCTCTGCGTGTCTCCAGAATTGAAGGTTCTGGAGTATCTACAAATGGAACTTATACAGTCAAG GGAAGTACAGATCAATCACCTAATCGACAGAACAAGTTCAACTTGCAACGCAAAAGTCGTAATGCCATGAACAATGGAACTGTGTCTGTTTTGAAATCTGATGCTATTCAAAGTGAGATGgaattcaaacattcaaatttACAAGGAAATTCCAAG GAGCTTGCACTTGATGGAAATACCTCAGCAGCTGTTCAACATTCCTCAGATATACAGAAGTTGAAGTTAGAACTAGAGGAAGAACGCGATCAATTGGCAAAGATTCAGCTCAAATTCCAAG AGGAACAGAGATTAAGCAAGTCTTTTCAAGAGGAGCTTAAAATGTTAAAGTTGGAAAGAGACAAA aaatcaatggaGATGAACAAAATACACAACGAGTTGAATGAACAAGTATCAGAAATAAAGCATCTACAATTAGAGTTGACAAAACGGGAAAATGAAGCACGGGAGGCTGTGGATAGCTTAAAAAGATTTATCAAAACTTTAGAGAAGGAAAACACCACTCTTAAG atggaaaaaaatgaaattgaggCTGCTCTTGAAAATAGCAGGAAGTCTTTCACAGATAAAATGATGCGTGATGCTTCACATACTCAGGAAAAAGATTCAAGCAGT ATGCCAGATCACTCCAAAAGTTTtccagaaaaggaagaaatggAAAGATCATTAGACAAGCTAAGCAAAGATTTGAATGAAGCACAGCGGGACAGGGACAAAGCAGTACAAGAATTGAACCGTCTCAAACAACATTTACTGGAAAag GCATCTGAGGAATCAGATAAAATGGATGAAGACAGCAAAATCATTGAAGAGCTACGTGATAGCAATACTTATTTAACAGCTCAAGTATCACATCTTGAGAGAACTCTGAAGCAAGCACTTGCAAGTCTAGAGGAACTGAAGATGGCTAACAATAGTGAAATTCTCAAGTCTAGAGAAGTCATTAATGACCTGAACAAGAAGCTTACAAACTGTATGAGCACTATAGATGCTAAAAATATTGAACTTTTAAATCTACAGACAGCTCTAGGGCAGTACTATGCTGAAATTGAAGCCAAG GAGCATTTAGAAAGGGAGTTGGCTCATGCAAGAGAGGAAATTGCCAAGCTTTCTCAACTTTTGAAA GAAGCCGATCACAGAGCAGAAGTTTCAAGGaatgaaagagaagaaattTTAGCCAAGCTTTCACAATCTGAGAAGGTGCAAACTGAATGGAGAAGTAGAGTAAGCAAGCTTGAGGATGATAATGCCAAATTGAGGAAAGTTCTTGAGCAGAGTATGACACAGTTGAATAGAATGTCGGTAGATTCGGATTATCTTGTTGACAG GCGCATTGTGATAAAATTACTTGTAACTTATTTTCAGAGAAATCACAGCAGAGAG GTTTTGGATCTTATGGTTCGCATGCTAGGATTTTCTGATGAGGATAAGCAAAGAATTGGTGGTGCTCAACAAGGTGCTGGTAAAGGTGTTGTTCGTGGAGTTCTAGGGCTGCCTGGCCGCCTGGTTGGAGGCATCCTGGGAGGAAATTCGACTGAATCAGCCGCTAATGCGGGATCTGATAACCAG TCTTTTGCAGATCTGTGGGTTGATTTTCTTCTCAAGGAAacggaagaaagagaaaagagagaatcaTCAGGAAATTCAGGTAAATCCACGGAAGATCCTTCCAATAAAAGTCCAAATACTATGTCTGCCACTCCACCATTTTCCAACAAAAGTCCAAACACTATTTCTGCCACTCCACCATTTTCCAATAAAAGTCCAAATACTATTTCTGCTACTCCACCCTTTTCGAATAGGACGTTTGATGCTGGAAAAACATCACCTTTTCAGATTACTCCAATTAATCAAAACGTCAGTCCTCCCCCTCGTGTTTATTTTCAGCGCTCTGAACATTTTGATTCTGAGTTCTCAACAGTTCCTCTTACGTCATCCGATTCTCAAACATCTAGTTCTAATCTGCTTCCAAGATACTAA
- the LOC108347603 gene encoding golgin candidate 3 isoform X1, with protein sequence MWGTIANFKENLNKIALDVHDDDEILREYGTGITANGDNSAVSGRRSSHGSASPKSGITSPLANGIDHASLPEIEQYKAEIKKLQASEAEIKALSVNYAALLKEKEDHIVKLNKENGSLKQNLEATNAALRVSRIEGSGVSTNGTYTVKGSTDQSPNRQNKFNLQRKSRNAMNNGTVSVLKSDAIQSEMEFKHSNLQGNSKELALDGNTSAAVQHSSDIQKLKLELEEERDQLAKIQLKFQEEQRLSKSFQEELKMLKLERDKKSMEMNKIHNELNEQVSEIKHLQLELTKRENEAREAVDSLKRFIKTLEKENTTLKMEKNEIEAALENSRKSFTDKMMRDASHTQEKDSSSVSDMPDHSKSFPEKEEMERSLDKLSKDLNEAQRDRDKAVQELNRLKQHLLEKASEESDKMDEDSKIIEELRDSNTYLTAQVSHLERTLKQALASLEELKMANNSEILKSREVINDLNKKLTNCMSTIDAKNIELLNLQTALGQYYAEIEAKEHLERELAHAREEIAKLSQLLKEADHRAEVSRNEREEILAKLSQSEKVQTEWRSRVSKLEDDNAKLRKVLEQSMTQLNRMSVDSDYLVDRRIVIKLLVTYFQRNHSREVLDLMVRMLGFSDEDKQRIGGAQQGAGKGVVRGVLGLPGRLVGGILGGNSTESAANAGSDNQSFADLWVDFLLKETEEREKRESSGNSGKSTEDPSNKSPNTMSATPPFSNKSPNTISATPPFSNKSPNTISATPPFSNRTFDAGKTSPFQITPINQNVSPPPRVYFQRSEHFDSEFSTVPLTSSDSQTSSSNLLPRY encoded by the exons ATGTGGGGCACCATTGCCAATTTCAAGGAAAACCTCAACAAGATCGCGCTCGATGTTCATGACGACGACGAAATTCTCCGTGAGTACGGTACCGGCATCACTGCCAACGGAGACAACTCCGCCGTCTCCGGTCGCCGGAGTTCGCACGGTTCCGCCAGTCCCAAATCGGGGATCACGTCGCCGCTCGCCAACGGCATCGATCATGCTTCTCTTCCTGAG ATAGAACAGTACAAAGCAGAAATCAAGAAACTTCAAGCATCTGAGGCAGAGATTAAAGCATTATCAGTTAATTATGCAGCtctgttaaaagaaaaagag GATCACATTGTTAAATTGAATAAAGAAAATGGCTCACTAAAGCAGAATTTAGAGGCTACAAATGCTGCTCTGCGTGTCTCCAGAATTGAAGGTTCTGGAGTATCTACAAATGGAACTTATACAGTCAAG GGAAGTACAGATCAATCACCTAATCGACAGAACAAGTTCAACTTGCAACGCAAAAGTCGTAATGCCATGAACAATGGAACTGTGTCTGTTTTGAAATCTGATGCTATTCAAAGTGAGATGgaattcaaacattcaaatttACAAGGAAATTCCAAG GAGCTTGCACTTGATGGAAATACCTCAGCAGCTGTTCAACATTCCTCAGATATACAGAAGTTGAAGTTAGAACTAGAGGAAGAACGCGATCAATTGGCAAAGATTCAGCTCAAATTCCAAG AGGAACAGAGATTAAGCAAGTCTTTTCAAGAGGAGCTTAAAATGTTAAAGTTGGAAAGAGACAAA aaatcaatggaGATGAACAAAATACACAACGAGTTGAATGAACAAGTATCAGAAATAAAGCATCTACAATTAGAGTTGACAAAACGGGAAAATGAAGCACGGGAGGCTGTGGATAGCTTAAAAAGATTTATCAAAACTTTAGAGAAGGAAAACACCACTCTTAAG atggaaaaaaatgaaattgaggCTGCTCTTGAAAATAGCAGGAAGTCTTTCACAGATAAAATGATGCGTGATGCTTCACATACTCAGGAAAAAGATTCAAGCAGTGTCAGTGAT ATGCCAGATCACTCCAAAAGTTTtccagaaaaggaagaaatggAAAGATCATTAGACAAGCTAAGCAAAGATTTGAATGAAGCACAGCGGGACAGGGACAAAGCAGTACAAGAATTGAACCGTCTCAAACAACATTTACTGGAAAag GCATCTGAGGAATCAGATAAAATGGATGAAGACAGCAAAATCATTGAAGAGCTACGTGATAGCAATACTTATTTAACAGCTCAAGTATCACATCTTGAGAGAACTCTGAAGCAAGCACTTGCAAGTCTAGAGGAACTGAAGATGGCTAACAATAGTGAAATTCTCAAGTCTAGAGAAGTCATTAATGACCTGAACAAGAAGCTTACAAACTGTATGAGCACTATAGATGCTAAAAATATTGAACTTTTAAATCTACAGACAGCTCTAGGGCAGTACTATGCTGAAATTGAAGCCAAG GAGCATTTAGAAAGGGAGTTGGCTCATGCAAGAGAGGAAATTGCCAAGCTTTCTCAACTTTTGAAA GAAGCCGATCACAGAGCAGAAGTTTCAAGGaatgaaagagaagaaattTTAGCCAAGCTTTCACAATCTGAGAAGGTGCAAACTGAATGGAGAAGTAGAGTAAGCAAGCTTGAGGATGATAATGCCAAATTGAGGAAAGTTCTTGAGCAGAGTATGACACAGTTGAATAGAATGTCGGTAGATTCGGATTATCTTGTTGACAG GCGCATTGTGATAAAATTACTTGTAACTTATTTTCAGAGAAATCACAGCAGAGAG GTTTTGGATCTTATGGTTCGCATGCTAGGATTTTCTGATGAGGATAAGCAAAGAATTGGTGGTGCTCAACAAGGTGCTGGTAAAGGTGTTGTTCGTGGAGTTCTAGGGCTGCCTGGCCGCCTGGTTGGAGGCATCCTGGGAGGAAATTCGACTGAATCAGCCGCTAATGCGGGATCTGATAACCAG TCTTTTGCAGATCTGTGGGTTGATTTTCTTCTCAAGGAAacggaagaaagagaaaagagagaatcaTCAGGAAATTCAGGTAAATCCACGGAAGATCCTTCCAATAAAAGTCCAAATACTATGTCTGCCACTCCACCATTTTCCAACAAAAGTCCAAACACTATTTCTGCCACTCCACCATTTTCCAATAAAAGTCCAAATACTATTTCTGCTACTCCACCCTTTTCGAATAGGACGTTTGATGCTGGAAAAACATCACCTTTTCAGATTACTCCAATTAATCAAAACGTCAGTCCTCCCCCTCGTGTTTATTTTCAGCGCTCTGAACATTTTGATTCTGAGTTCTCAACAGTTCCTCTTACGTCATCCGATTCTCAAACATCTAGTTCTAATCTGCTTCCAAGATACTAA